The nucleotide window TCCAGTCGCGGTTGCGGTAGCGCTCCGTGTAGCCCTGGTCCGGGTGCTTCTTCTCGAACGTGAGGTAGAGGTTGTCCCAGATGAGCGGCCCCAGCCCGCCGAAGCCCACGTAGCCGATGGCGCGGTAGGACAGCGCGCTGCGAGGCGCCAGGTCCGGCACCAGGTAGTCCTCCAGGCCCGGGTTGGCCTCGAAGTAGCGCTGCACCACCTCCCGGCGCACGTAGTCCTCGTAGTTGACGTACTCCGAGCGGTACAGCGCGTTGCGGTTGCCCTGCACCTTGGGCTCGTAGCCCAGCTGGCCGCGCAGGCCGACCTCCAGGTGCCCGGGAATCAGCCGGTAGCGGAAGGACGCGGCGCCGGTGAGCACCGTGTTGTACTTCTGGGGACGCAGCGTGTAGCCGCTGTCACCCACCGCGAGCAGCACGTCGTAGCGGTCCCCCTGGTACGTGCCCGACAGGCCCACCGTGTCCCAGAGCAGCGTCGCCGGGCGCTGGTCGTAGATGTGCAGGTCATTCCAGCGGTCCTCGAGCGTCCCCAACTGCCACGTCACGCGGTCCAACAGGATGTTGCCCGCGCGCACGAAGAGGTAGTCGGCGCGGAAGTTGAGGAACGAGCCGTTGCCCGGGTCCGCCGAGCGGAACGAGGTGCCGGAGAAGCGCGAGTGCACCTCCGCCCAGACCTCGTCGGAGCCCGGCGCGGCCTGGAGCACGTCCAGCCGCAGGTTGAGCTCGCCGTAGGGGCTCTCGTTGAGGAGCCGGCCGTAGAGCCAGTAGTAGCCCAGCTGGCCGGAGCCGCCCGAGAAGTCCGGGCGGGTCATGATGCGGAAGTAGCCCGCGGCGCCGAAGCGGTCTCTCGTGGCGTCGGCCAGGGTGACGAGCGGGAAGAGGAGCAACAGGAGGGCGCCGAGGCGCGCTGGCAGGACTCGCATGGACGGGCCCCGCTTATAGCGCACCTCGCCTGCCTGCCCCTACTCCGCGCGCAGGACGACGATGGTCCGCTCCGGCACCCCGTAGGTCGCCCCCGTCACCGGGGACGGCGCGTCCAGCCACGAGTTGCCCGTGGCCCGCGGGTCCAGGCCCGTGGCGGACAGGTACTCGGGGCTGTCGAAGTACGCCTGCGTGTCGATGAGCCGCTTCCACTGGCGCCCGGGCGGCAGGGTGAACTCCACCGCGCGCGGCTCCATGTTGATGAGCACCACCAGCTCCGGGCCGTGCGTCGTGTCCGGGTAGTGCATCATCAACTGCTTGGTGTCCCAGCCCACCTCCTCGCTGTTCTGTGCGCTCTTCCACACCAGCGGCGAGCCCTTCTCGTAGCCGGGCGGCGCGAAGGCGTAGGAGTGCTCCTTGCGCAGGCGGATGGCGGCCTTGACGAACTCGTACATCCGGTGGCGCTCGTCACGCGCGAGGTATGCGCCCCACTGGTACCAGTTGAACGGGTTGTCCGCGCGCGTGGAGTAGGCGTTGTTGTTGCCCAGCTGCGTGCGCATCCACTCGTCGCCGCCCAGAATCATGGGCGTGCCGTGGCTGACCATCATCGCCATGAAGGCGTTGCGCATCATCTGCCGGCGCATGCTCTCCGCGCGCGCGTCGCCGATGGGGCCCCAGTTGCGCGAGCGGTTGTGGTCCTCGCCGCTGACCTTGTCGCAGAAGGGGCTGTTGGGCGTGTCGCAGCACACCGGGTTGAGCGGGCCGCACTTGTTCTGCTTCACCTCGTACGCGAACAAGTCATAGAGCGTGAAGCCGTCGTGCACGGTGATGAAGTTCATCGAGTGGTACGGCCGGCGCCCGTTGCGCTCGTACCACTCCTTGCTGCCGTACATCAGGAACGCGCCGTCCGCGGAGCCGGGGCGCCCGCA belongs to Myxococcus fulvus and includes:
- a CDS encoding carbohydrate porin, encoding MRVLPARLGALLLLLFPLVTLADATRDRFGAAGYFRIMTRPDFSGGSGQLGYYWLYGRLLNESPYGELNLRLDVLQAAPGSDEVWAEVHSRFSGTSFRSADPGNGSFLNFRADYLFVRAGNILLDRVTWQLGTLEDRWNDLHIYDQRPATLLWDTVGLSGTYQGDRYDVLLAVGDSGYTLRPQKYNTVLTGAASFRYRLIPGHLEVGLRGQLGYEPKVQGNRNALYRSEYVNYEDYVRREVVQRYFEANPGLEDYLVPDLAPRSALSYRAIGYVGFGGLGPLIWDNLYLTFEKKHPDQGYTERYRNRDWTVFIADQTDERYEASLGNEAYIKLIPDKLEALWGVWLGYAYNNDNAIKPGDDDRIIASTVVRLQYFLTERVHLLMETSIAREKSQNGNAYRNHVDSVFTSTRGIPDARGLEFGDSDTRDTWQGKVGVVLNPTGRGIYARPSLRLLYGLQYSSQHAAFGNSFVDSLNQYNQYVGPERHWHSVVAIEAEGWF